From the genome of Paraburkholderia aromaticivorans, one region includes:
- a CDS encoding LysR family transcriptional regulator — protein MEPDWKLYYPMRKNLDYGLLHAMTAFVRVVDAGTFTSAAEQMDLTTAQISRLVSGLEERLRTRLLQRTTRRIALTSTGEAYVAQCRDILERVNVAEAFASGSTIEPAGRLRVQCMGNFGNRYVVPQIAAFCAEFPKVSIEYATSQYAPALLAEGIDVGIYITRELSDSGLVALPLGKIFSVLCAAPEYVALRGAPKHPRDLQDHACVQLVNFSAPAQWELISGKRSFRMQPGGPIIADNPDVLLSVAEQGSGISLLPFFTIKESIRSGRLVRVLPSWRTPEIGVFALYPSRHFLDAKTKAWLDLLKSRITPALVADGAMFL, from the coding sequence ATGGAGCCGGATTGGAAACTTTATTACCCCATGCGTAAGAATCTCGATTACGGACTGCTTCATGCAATGACGGCGTTTGTCAGAGTCGTGGACGCCGGCACCTTCACATCCGCGGCCGAGCAAATGGATCTCACCACCGCGCAGATATCCCGCCTCGTTTCCGGGCTGGAAGAGCGGCTTCGTACCCGACTGCTCCAGAGAACGACCCGTCGGATTGCATTGACGAGCACAGGCGAGGCGTATGTGGCTCAGTGCCGGGATATCCTCGAACGCGTCAACGTGGCGGAGGCGTTTGCATCGGGATCGACGATCGAACCGGCCGGGCGGCTCAGAGTTCAATGCATGGGTAACTTTGGCAATCGTTACGTCGTGCCCCAAATCGCAGCGTTTTGCGCCGAGTTTCCGAAGGTGAGCATCGAGTACGCGACTTCGCAATACGCGCCTGCGCTTCTCGCGGAGGGCATTGACGTCGGCATCTATATCACGCGGGAGCTCTCCGATTCCGGGCTGGTCGCGCTGCCGTTGGGGAAGATATTCAGCGTGCTATGCGCGGCACCGGAATACGTTGCGCTGCGCGGCGCGCCGAAGCACCCGCGCGACCTGCAGGATCATGCCTGTGTGCAGCTAGTCAATTTTTCCGCGCCCGCGCAATGGGAACTGATATCGGGCAAGCGGTCATTCCGGATGCAACCCGGCGGGCCGATCATTGCCGACAACCCGGACGTGCTGTTAAGCGTGGCGGAGCAGGGCAGTGGAATATCGTTGTTGCCGTTCTTTACGATCAAGGAGTCGATTCGTAGCGGGCGCCTCGTTCGAGTCCTGCCGTCCTGGCGCACACCGGAAATCGGTGTTTTCGCGTTGTACCCCTCCAGACACTTTCTCGACGCAAAAACCAAGGCGTGGCTCGATCTGCTCAAGAGCCGGATCACTCCCGCGCTGGTGGCCGATGGTGCGATGTTTTTGTGA